tttttttaatttacttaatatagTGCAAACATCAAGTggataacatttaaataaaaattctgttaaaagaatataattattcattcttGCGAATATATTAACCCTTGCTAGggacgtgggaagtatgcttcccaccaaatttatcaatatttgtgtgaaattatgtaggttggcgtaaattctgacaaatatttttagaaagacagaaacttagatgcttcagttctttatctcacacaaaatgatgtgtcttgatttgttacttaattattaattaaccaaattaattaatgaatcaaattaaatttatctaataagctaaatgaatcgcttttcttattctaatttcaagcctaaaaatattttaacataatatgactagaaaaaaaaatggcccctTAAAaggttaatattaaatatacttcGTCTAATGAAGCTTAATCACTGAAACTTAAagttattcttattattttataaaattcaggaaaatgaaTTGAGCAATGAATAAAAAACACtcaaataaaacaagaatttttataaagaacatcACAAGGTAGTCGTATCACATGAACTAATAATTACAATTACTAATAGTTACAATTGTTAATTTATCACAGAATAGGTTTACCATTCAATATTTCTTGCAAAGTAGTTTTTATGCCAGATTTACtgaagaattcctttttttttcctaaaatcactcaatttagaagttttaaatatcgatattaacaaaatattctaagATCCTTTTTTTTGGCACAGCACTTTAAAACATAATCGATTTTGTCTAAACTCACAacatttgctcttttttttttaaatcgagaaCTAAATGACAAAGGGATCCaatttttttctgacaaatatTACAAAGAACTTGAAAGTATATTGGAATAGCTTTTTATAGTTGACAATTATctagaaaagtttataaataaagaaagcaCGAATAAAATTTCAACGTGCAAtagtaagaaagaaagaaaaaagaaaggaaggacTATAACGATAGAGTTGGGTTTTGCTGTTTAAACACATGATAGCCTCATTGCTTTAACTGGTTTGTATTAATCCagctcttttaaaatatttggtataGTATAGGAATGCAAGTATCGGCACATCAATCGTCAACTCTCATAtagcttgaaaatatatttataagatttcaaaagGCACAGGGTACTGTCCAAATTTTACTCAATACACTCATATTCGTAATATTATAATCAAAGACTAGATAACTGATTAAGAATTGCTGTATTTCCTAATTAAAACTTATTAGAGATACAAATTTGgggtgattttaaattttaagtcattgcttttgaCTCTGATACTTGTTGAAATAGTAGATTGTAGATACTTGTTGAAATAGTAGAAATAGTAGATTGATTAATAGCTttgatacttttaaaagtttGCCCTGAAACTACAATAAATAGTcacacaagaaaaataatttaaataggaaAGGTCTTAAAATTTCAGAGAGTACTCCTGGgtcttttataattcaaaagttcAAAGTTTGCAGTTGATTGATGGCTTCGATTAATGGTATCCTTGTTGGGGACCATAATTCTGGGGAGCACCATAAGCTCCACCATAACCACCTGGAGCAGCTTGAGCAGGGGCTGCTTGTGCTGGTGCAGGGGCTGCTGGGGCCTTGGGGATACCGTCACCTTCAACCTGGTATCCATTCTTACCAGCAGTGTACTTGATCACCCTCTGTTTTCCGGTCTCATCAACGTAACCATAAGCTCCTTGGACGGTTCCGTCAGGCAATCTGGTTTCTTCTCTGAAGCTCTGGCCGTCACCCTTACCGGTATCATAACCAAACTTGTAGTCACCGGCGAGTTCCTTGCCAATGTTCACGTAGTGAACTGCAGCTGGGTTGAAGACCTTTGGGCGTTGCTGGGGCTCAGGAGAGTAAGCCTGTGGTGGAGCTTGATACTGCTGCTGGGGCTGTGGTTGGTATGATTGAGGTTGGGGCTGATAGGCTGGAGCCTGTTGGTAACCCTGCTGTGGAGCCTGGTATGCTTGTGGAGCTGGTTGTTGGTAACCTTGCTGGTATCCTTGATGTGGATATTGGGCGCTGGCGATGGCCAGCAGGGCAGAAAAAGCAATCTGATGGAAaagaattgttattatttttatataaattttattatataaactaatCAGTgcagttttatttagaaatttggtGATGagttaaattagaaaaagaatataacaTAATGCTAAGTTCCCGGAAGCTTATATaccaatttttataatgtaataggtctgtttcttataatttttctttcaagaaatcgtatattgattaaaataatatttgaatactctaataaaatgtataaagacaaaaaaatattgcagagcTGCCTCAACTGGAATAGCcacaaaaaattagcatttaattaagGCTGAATTTGATCCTGTTGTTCGTGAAAGTTATTTATGCGGAAACAATTTTGAAGGAAATGGAGAAAGATCAGAGTGTAATACAATGAATTAAGTATTCATATAAACAACCTTGACAAAGCTCGTTGATCTTGATTGGGTTCGGCAACAGGTTTCAGCTCATTTTGTTtccttaataataaatgtttgaatatttaaaaagacaatcTTAAATAACAAATGTgtgatattaaaatctttagaaaaaacattttattctaacTTTTTATGCAATcccattattaattaaagtactttcttttattcttccagtttcaatatattaattttaatttaaaaatatttttatgaattattttaatttaagatcaaTTTTATGAACTATAGTGGAAATAATGAACGACCATAAGAAATTCCCTAACTTCTTTACTAATCAATTAATTAAGTCAATATTTCTCTTTagttaatttaatctaatttatgaaagaaaaattagttcaaaatcacatattgaagtatttattaactaagtattctttaaattattttttttttatttaaaatatacttctaGAGCCCCTACTAGAAATTTAAAgtctattttcaaatgaaaagaaatttaaatgttatcacACTCAGTATATTCCTATTatggtcgatttttttttttttactttcaaaatgaatgaaattttaagaacatttttatatatttaaagataaatgaacAGAAAAGTATAAAGtttcagttgaaaaaaatttaaattagatcttctataaaaatggtttattaaagcaatatcttaaaaataaaaaatgctcttatgacgtatttattttgaaacttcataaCATAAATCTTTAAGATTCTAATATACTTAATAAGTCATTTCATTAAGGAAATGAGGAAGATTCTAGTAAACAAGAAAAACTCTTAAACTttcgaatttaagaaaaaattattctatttgtcTTAGCAGTTTATTGtctttgataaaatgttttatcctTTTCTGATATCtgcttaaaataatacaaaaaatattatttgttatgaatAAATTACAAGATGTTATTAACTTAAATGCtaatatgaagaataatttaCTATTCATTTCACTAGAcaataaaattcttaacaaaattaacaaaaaatatgcttAACTACCTAATATATCActgaatttatttgattatagtCTATTCGGAATTATACATATCGAAAATTGAACTACAGCATATTTAAATCAACTTCAAAAGCAATCACAAAAAGTACAAGAGTTAATATCAATTAATCGTCTGACCTATTGAAAAATTGAGATCTCGATTTCAACATTAATCCATATATTTTGGGATCTATGTCATTGTGGATTTGTATGTTAAAACACAAATTGCCTTTAAATTTCATCCTATTTCCTTACTAAGAtgcatattgtaaaataattcaatttaaaaattttgaaatcaattaaaaatgaattgtttaaaaaaaaacgagcTTATTATGTGAAATAGTCATCTTTAAATATCTTGATATTCaattcttaaaatgcattttatctttaaaaatccaatacatttaaaattgaatttatttctacttttaaagtacaaaatgtgaaaaataactatttaaaattcacCATCGTTTACGACTGCTTACGAAATCTTAGAtactgttaaatatatttcttccaaaGAAATCCAATAAGATCTCTGTAAACTAGACATCAAATCCATCATTTGCCTTTCTTAATTCAACTATAATCAAAAATTCCACTCATGTCACAGACTGATTTTTTTCGAAAGTCCTTGCGAAACGCCTACGAACACTTACTTATTCCATCATACATCCGATAAGCTAAACCAAGTCGAACGAGTTATTGACAGAATCTTGATCTAGGTCAAAATTTTTCCAAGTCTGACTATCTAACCAAAGTTGGCAAAAATTATCCTAAATCTTAAACAAACAACTCAAACtgtctcttattattattattaaaaagcacCAAATACTTACAAAGGCTATCATGTTGGTAGAAAAGGGGGAGAAGTTAAACCCAAGTGTACCGAAAGGATAGTGAGAACAGATTATCTTTGCCGCCCTATATATACCTCTAAAAGTAAACACGAAAAATAGCGCTTTGTatgttttcatcatattttttatttctttttttattatttccagtcGAATACCTCGCATTGCTTGTCGTCTTTGGAGCGCAGGAAGTGAATGTGAACCTGGATTACAAGTATTGAGAAAGGTAAGGTCAAGGAtggaaaagtggtttaagtcagttGACGACCTTACAGCATTTGAGGCTCGAGTGTCCTTTTTCCCGAGTGTCGCCAGGTGGTACGCGAGTCATGTCCTTACGGATACGTCACCtttcattcatattataattttttaattgaaataagtatatagcatgtatatatatatttaggagggtttgtttttttcttctaagaTGGGTTGTTTTTGTATCTCTCATTTACTGATTCATTGTTATGGTGACCTCAGAATGGCCAATCTATGCAGATGCTTTATTGAATGTCATTTATCATTCTTCAAGTAGTTTCATTTGGCGGTCATTATATCAATTAGATCCTTTTATTGAGTATTACAAGAtgtttattgaaacaaaaattattttccctatTAACACTCGATATTGTCGGATATATCCATTATGTTGTTCAATTTTCTGAATTCTATGCAGTTTAGTGAAGATATCATAGCAATATTCTTAAACACTTtgtattaatagaattattctgtTTTTCCCCCTAATTCACTATTTCTAAAGGATaccaatgataaatatttttaattgtcacTATAGAATAATATCAGGCAATTCTGTAATTATTGGCATTGCCTTAAACGGAGCCGTGTGCATGAGTTTTGAATACTATATGTATTATCATcagaacattttaattgaattcttgcATGCAGTTTGTTTCGAACAATGTGTTCTGATCTAAGCAGGACCTCGTACATGAGGTATGGTGGAACATAAATTGTGTGGCCTGttgtcagatattttttaattattctgaacgtaaacaattaagaaaattcattcaaatgaaggtttattttaaaagcataaagtGGTAATTTATGGAGGTGATAATGGAGATTCTCTAAAGATAGTACCAATATTATCTGTAGATAGTACCAATATTATTTGTAGATAGTATCTGTAGATAGTAAAATCTGTAGATAGTACCAATATTATCTGTAGATAGTACCAATATTATCTGTAGATAGTACAATCTGTAGATAGTACCAATATTATCTGTAGATAGTACAATCTGTAGATAGTACCAATATTATCTGTAGATAGTACAATCTGTAGATAGTACCAATATTATCTGTAGATAGtaccaatattaaatatttgaattatttcaattataaaacattttaatttaggaTCTATATATGCTTAGACGCATATTCGCTTTTATGAAGTTAGGTTACTATGCATTTTTTATCGTTTGGAAATtctctattattaaatttttcttataactaTACATTGTATATTACGAATTAATCTcgtaaaattacatataaaaaattaaatatatattttatttttccatgcaGTTATGATTAAACTGATTAACTTATTAAtgattaaactgattttttttattttctgtacacctttttcaattattaatataactgGCTTTTGATTTATCCTGAAATATTAAGCGTTAGCTTTACCAGAATTCAagcaaaattgataaaaataagaaaaaaattaaataattagcttCATATTAAGAGCATCGGAAGTATGGGTAATAAATAAATCCATGTAACActcaatctaaataatttatcagataaTTTATGGTTTAATAATAACTATACAGCTTGATTAATTATCATTAAGCATAATATAACAATACAATTCCATAAATCAAAATACGTTAATGGCACAGAAACTGTCATTAACATAACTTGATTCATTGCGTactgaattcgaattttttatcaGCTGATAAATGTGTCCATTAGTTGTTGTATTAGGATCTATAAATCTGAATAGGATTGCTAGTTATTCTacttatttgaaatcatttatattatttgtttatttgaagttatttacaaaaaagttttacCAAATCCTTTTAAAGAGAAAGTATAATGATTTATATCAAGGATTTCTTAAGTTACCAAGGAATGGAATGATGATAGTAGGAATCGAATATGAAATCATAATTGAAAAcagaaatagtaataaaaaatgtatataatttgattaaaattctaacaatCACTTCAAAATGAAGAGGAGCAGACTTCCTATATCACATTACCATTAAAGAATACgtcaagtaattaaaaatagctcaaaataattattctaaaaataaaaccgCTATTTCGCAACGTGTAAAGAAGAATTAATTAGGAACAGCCCATTATGTGATTGATCGGCTCATCATTTTATGAACAggcatatttgaaacaaaatgatcacttaattttcaagataaattttaataggCCATTTAAGATAAGTCTATATCCATATCAATATCAAATTACTTTCCAATAGGTAATATGATAGAAGCTAATTTTGATATCCACTTAAATGCAGCCATATTTCCTTGGGAATTTAAAATTCGGGTTAGTTTTAAAGCGGAATACAATACTTCTTCATGCGTGAGAAGATGATATTCTATGGGGAATGATATTCGAGTATTAAGATATTATCTTATCATCAGCCTAGGATAAGAATTTTTAGTTTCCAATGTTTGCTTTCACCAGTTATGCTGTTAATTATCCTTAATTTCCCATTTCTCTGATATTGATGTTATGTtctaagcataaataaaaatgcttccaAATTAACTATGAAGTCTAACATCCCACTCCTGTTGCCATTATGTGATTGATCCCTTTATTACTAtctttagttttataattaaatattcgagCTGTTCCAAggagctaatttttaaaaaagaaaatgcgccattttgttttttaaattatatttcacaatgGCTTTAgctatttcaagataaaatattttatctaacaaAAACATGGCAGAATTTAAAGGTTTGATATTGATTGATAGATGGATTTCGATTAAATGCAAATTTCACGTCTTTGTAGATCAGTGCCCGAATATAGGTTTCAGCTTATTAAGATTAACAAAAGCTCAAATATGGAAATCAAATTCATAAACAAAACAtctttcttccaaaatttatactaacacataaaaaaaacgaaaacagCCATTagaaacttcaatttttattaacttatgaaaatttgaaatgttattgttcaaataacaataacaaatgaaaatagcTAATTCATGCTTGGAATTAAAGAGCAGTAAGTAACTTGAAAAACCTTTTTACTCCGAATTCTAACgtaataaagcaataatattgCTTAACAGTTGCTTTGAGAAACTTAACAGTATGGAGTTGCAgcaaattttgtgtgaaatctttccaaaaattaaattcctcataTCCTCAATTATGGACTTTATTATTTCGGATAGGGTAGTGAAAAATagagagtaaaaaaataaagagtaaataaagagaataataaagagtaaaaaaCAGTGTTTTATGATATTAGTGAATCAGTGCAATTTTAAGTCAATATGAATCATGTGAAAGAAAAGATTCTTGACgcattttgagaaattatatccTACAAAATTATATCATggatcatattaatttattaatacgaaGAGATTGATTTCCATTTTATGAAGAGTATTTCATAAAAAGAGGGgctgataataatataaaaaaaatatgtaaaagcttaaacaaattttcaattaggCAACAGCCTTGAGTTGCAGGTGTTtcgatttaaaatgttattagacTTATTATATAAACTTGAGaaatatgatttctaaaatatttggaCTTCAATGCAtgtcttaattaaattattaaaactacaaatgaataaattaaaaaacgtttattttcttatttgtaatatCTTGGAATAGCATTTCTTTGATTCGCTACGATTATATTCCACTTGACAAGTCCTATTTAgatcatttaaatattacatttgctAGAaggttattatttctttaaatctattataataattaaatacttctttTGTAATTGAGGAAATCATTAACTAACTATTAtgggtgtttttttaaaaattaattactttcataattttttctgtgacttatatattaaaacataaatggatttgtatatatacattttttaaaaaaatgcagcaatgaaaaaataagtcttaaataaatcataaaaatgctGATTAACTTAAGAATGGCATGAAATTTGAGACtaaattcatcaattatttaaaaaaaaaaacctcattatgtaaattttccaaattCACAAAAAGACCAAATTCTCCACTACaaagcataaaaagaatttaaaataaaaagtttaaaaaacttttgaaaaaacttttcagCTTTATTCTGGTGAAACATAACAAAATTCCCGTTCTTCTTAAATAAGTAGAAGTGAATCTCAAGAACTCGGCACGTTAAAAATCCTACCCTTCCTATAATCCGTTTCAGAAGAGTGAGACTAAACAATTCGCTGCATAAGGATTTTAGTAATTtcgggccggcgtcctggcataggggtagcgcgtcttccccgtgatctgggcgtcccgggttcgagtcccggtttgggcatggttgttcttcctgttctatctgtgagatgagtgaatgtgccctcctgtaaaaaggggttgtgcaagcgaatgagtgatgcgtgagtggcaaagtcgtactcttggccctagttggcgctgctataaaaaataagagacgttccccctcaggcttaaatcgctgtcttcgtaacagtgggcttgtcagtggcaagtgccataagaaacaaacaaaacaaacaaacaagtaaTTTCGGTACGACGTAAACAAAAGggttttgaattatattctgcaataatcattatataaaacataattcactatatttagtaatattttgcgctatgaacttaaattttgcaattaaaatatgtttttatactaAACTTCTATCAATCCGGTACATGGTAATTCTTCTAGTCTAATACTTGACGAATTAATGAGAGTCTTCTGTAGACTTAAAAATAGCTTCGAAATTAATTAGTtactaacaattttaaaaattcattgcagAGTACATGTATGAAATGCGAAAAAATGGttgcaaatatttatagaataggATTCTCTGTCGCACAATATTTTTGCAACGACAAGCAGCTTGGACTACCAATAAGGTTGTTAgtgatgaaattataaataaatctgcTACATTTCGAGATATTTCTCAAATCAATATTGCCATCAATTCAGATTTTAAGGAATACCCAAAGGTTCTCATATTTTCTACTGCCAGACGACTTGAGGTAACACTGGGCCACTTTTCTTCGCAGCCGATTTGCAAAATCAAGGAAGGCTGGCGGGTGGTTCCGAATTCGAAGGACAAATGAACGTATCGTCCACGTCAGAGGCGGACAGCTTTCTTTTCATACAAATAATGCAAAACTTCACGGTCTCAGTCTCGTTCGAGTGACCTTTCTGTTCGGAAACCATTATTCGAGACGACACGCAACGCCTTCGGTGGAGCGCCTTCCCTTTGCAATTTGTGTATATACACTGCTAATGAGTTTCGAATGTCGATTCGCACCTCTGTTGCTGCAGCTTCGGGGTTTAATTTATTCATGGGAAAACGGAAAGTGTGGAAGAAACGGAATGGGGATTTTTGCCCATTGTCGCTTTCTTTAATTAATGgacattgttctttttttttggggggggggtatcaTGAAGTGGCGTGATGGCTTGACGAAAGTTTTATTTGATGGCAGTGTATTCCACAGATGATTGGGGAATTACCAGCAAAAATACATGAAGTATTTCTTTGGAAGTGTTatcgatattttattaataaactatctACACAAAACATATTTGATAATGTTTTAATGTCGTAATGAAATTGCATGTCCCTGTAACTATAATATTTAAGGACATTACTTTTTCTTGTACGAAACATGCAACGAGGATGTAttgcactaattaaaaaaaatcaaattccagaTTTTGGCGAGATTTAAGTATCAGATTTCTCAGAgtccgaaaaataaatttttggaactaTGTTTGTTTGTGagcatgataataaaaaattgctttgagcgggagatggataaaatttgatattagcATTTACATCAGACTTGACGATTTCTTTCAAATGGTAAGCGAAATCCATCCGTACTGGTGAAGTGTGTCTGTTCAGGTGTCAGAGCACAAGTGAGCAcaactataaaacataaaagttagacagataaaatttagtaaacagtgttaacatttaaagtaaagaattatgaaaatttctgatggcaaaacctttttttattggaatataatcattacaataaaaattcttttataataacaataataacaatcttcatttttaaaaaatatgtaattggaGTTGGATAAGTGcctataacattaaaatttcggCTCTAGAGGAAGACCAATAAAAAACTGGAAAcaactatttatatataaaaaagtgattttttataaAGCATCTTAAATATTCCACATATATTCAAATTGTCACGATAAATGATGACAGGCCTTATATATTTActaagttattattatatttttaatcacaatataattaaataacagagGAACTCCTGCATGTTGTGTTGTAAAATTAACTTCTTCTGTACGCTTGACCTATTTTTATAGTGTGTTGCCTATAAATATCTTATACGTATATGTCATTTGCttgatattattattcttttctttattctgttctctctattttcattaatttttctagaaaatgattttggcaaaataatttttgaaattttttatagtttataattttgtattgttgaaatttttgcataaaaaccaTTGATTGTAAAAACTTGTTAGCATTCGTAAGAGTATTTACTCTGTTGCTCGTATTTGTCATAAATTTTGATTCGTCAGAATAAACAGTTTATGTGTGTTGCCCTGATATCGCACTAATGCTTTTTCAGCAAACACTATTGAAAATAAACGTGAAATAGAAGAGAAGATCTATAGTAAAAATTAGAACAGCTGATGATGTTGAACCCTATATGCCTGGTAATAAAATACATGCCTTTTTTTCCATCTCCTATTATACCATCTTAAAGTcctttaacgaaaaaaaaaagaaacgtttaagcaaaaaatacacttttaatgaGACAAAGTAaagatcattcttttttttattttataaatatgttgtcAATCTATAAATTCCATAAGGTAACAATTCATctagaaatttattgattttatataatttcattccaGCCTGATAGGTTTAACATTTGACTTGATTTGCGACGTAAAATTGCAATTCGACAATATGGAATATAATTATTCAGTACAGCATCGTTTTCGCACGCGCATAAACTGTAAGAACATGATTCAAATATCCATACACATATTATTAAAGAGCTATGTTTTGTGCTGTACTGAGTGCTCCTAGGTTAAAATATCATGACAatgtttttgaaaactgaaaataatttttacttattaaacaaaaacattttattaaaaattaattcgaatttagTGTTCACATTTCAGAAactaaacaaaacttttaaattttattgcataatgcTGTGAAGTAATAAATAGACTTCCCTGCTGTGTCTAGAacaaatattgaaagatttatctTCAAGTCCACCTGAGATAGATTTATTATCAATAAGCTCAGTTGTAAGTAGAAATGATAACCTCTTAAGCAATCCTGTAAGAATAACAAAGAATTCAATTTTGTTCGTTATTATAAGCTTAATAAACGAACAAGGctaggcttttttttaaaaaaaagcaattacctGTCTTCATCAATTCAAAGCCAAACTCTTAAATTTCCACAAGGCTTTTTAATTCTTGCCAAATTCCTTTTCCTTTACACTCCTTAATAAACAAAACCAAAACAGAAAAAGCCAAAATATgtcctttcagaaaaaaaaaacgatgatgTCGACACCAAACATTAAAGAGGGCAAACCTTTTACCCAATCCTTTATCTTACCGGTAACATTAAAAAATCTGAGAAAAGGGATAGCTTACAAAGTCTGCAGCAACTTCAGAGAGTgcactaaaaaaaatcttattagcCACTAA
The Argiope bruennichi chromosome 6, qqArgBrue1.1, whole genome shotgun sequence DNA segment above includes these coding regions:
- the LOC129971047 gene encoding adult-specific rigid cuticular protein 11.9-like, whose product is MIAFIAFSALLAIASAQYPHQGYQQGYQQPAPQAYQAPQQGYQQAPAYQPQPQSYQPQPQQQYQAPPQAYSPEPQQRPKVFNPAAVHYVNIGKELAGDYKFGYDTGKGDGQSFREETRLPDGTVQGAYGYVDETGKQRVIKYTAGKNGYQVEGDGIPKAPAAPAPAQAAPAQAAPGGYGGAYGAPQNYGPQQGYH